The DNA sequence GCCGCCCGACGTGCCGTCCGGACCGGTGGCCACACCGGCGGTGAAGCCGTAGATCAGCGCGATGCCGAAGAGGAAGAAGCCGGAGGCGTACGCACCGAGCATGAAGTACTTCAGCGCGGCCTCCTGACTGAGCAGCCGCCGCCGACGGGCGAGCGCGCACAGCAGATAGAGCGGCAGCGAGAAGACCTCGAGCGCGATGAACATCGTCAGCAGGTCGTTCGCGGCGACGAAGACCATCATGCCGGCGATGGCGAACAGCGCCAGGGGGTAGACCTCGGTGGCCCCACCCTCCCGGGCGGCCTGGCGGCGGTCGGCCTCCGAGCCGGCGGTGATCGCCGCCTGGGCGACGAACGGGCCGCCGTGGTCCAGCGAGCGCTCGCCCATCAGCAGCAGCGCCATCAGCGCGAGGATGATGATCGCGCCCTGCAGGAACAGGGTCGGCCCGTCGATGGCCAGCGCCCCGCCCGCGGTGACGGTACGGGTGTCGAAGCCGACGATCACCATGACCAGCGCGCCGACGAGGGCGAGCAGCCCGAGCCCGAGTTGCACCCGGTGCCGGTGCTTACGGGGGAGGAACGCCTCGAGCAGTACGCCGAGACACGCGCCCGCGAACAGGATCAGGATCGGCGCAATGGCCGCATAGTCGATATCCGGGAGCTTGAGCTGATTCACCGGATGCTCCCTTCGTTCGCGACTGCGGGGCTCCGCTTCGCTGCACTCCTCGCGCTCACCGGCCGGCCTCCTGAACAGTGGCCACCGTCGGCGCCGGGTCGGTCTTGCCGACATCCTGCATCGTCGCCTGGATGGCGGGGTTGATGACGTCGGTGACCGGCTTCGGGTAGAAGCCGAGCAGCAGCAGGAGAAGGATCAGAGGCGTCACGACGACCTTCTCCCGCAGGTTCAGGTCACGGCGCATCCCCTCCACCCCGGACAGTGCCGGATTGAGGGTGCCCTGCGTCGTTCGTTGCACCATCCACAGCACGTATGCGGCGGCGAGGATGATGCCGGCCGTGGCGATGATGGCGACCGGTTTGTTGACCGTGAACGTGCCGATCAACACCAGGAACTCCGACACGAACGGCGCGGTGCCGGGCAGCGCCAGCGACGCCAGACCGGCGAAGAACAGCACCCCGGCGAGCACCGGCACCAGCTTGCCCGCGCCGCCGAAGTCGCTGACCAGCGCGGACCCGCGCCGGGCGACCAGCATGCCGACGACCAGGAAGAGCAGGCCGGTGGCGAGGCCGTGGTTGACCATGTAGAGCACCGCGCCGGTGCCGGCCTGGGTGGTGAACGCGAAGATGCCGACCCCGATGAAGCCGAAGTGGGCGATCGACGTGTAGGAGACCAGCCGCTTGAGGTCGTTCTGCCCGATGGCGAGCAGCGCCGCGTAGATGATGCCGATCACCGCGAGGGTCAGCGCGTACGGCGCGAACCACTTCGACGCCTCGGGGAACAGCGGCAGGCAGTAGCGCAGGATGCCGAAGGTGCCGACCTTGTCCATGACCCCGACGAGCAGTGCGGCCGAGCCGGCCGGGGCGGCGCCACCGGCGTCCGGCAGCCAGGTGTGGAACGGGAAGAACGGTGCCTTGATCGCGAACGCGATGAAGAAGCCGAGGAACAGCCACCGCTCGGTGCCGGTCGTCATGTCGATCTGGGTCAGGCTCTCCCAGTCGAAGGTGCGCCCGCCGACCACCCACAGGCCGATCACCGCGGCGAGCATGAAGAGGCCGCCGACCAGCGAGTAGAGGAAGAACTTCACCGCCGCGTACTGCCGCTGGTGCCCACCGAAGCTGCCGATGAGGAAGTACATCGGCACCAGCATGACCTCGAAGAACACGTAGAACAGGAAGATGTCGGCGGCGGCGAAGACGCCGATCATCGTGCACTCGAGCAGGAGCAGCAGCGCGAAGTAGACCGGCACCGACCGCTTCGACTTGTCGGCGTCGTGCCAGCTCGCCAGGATCACCAGCGGCACGAGCAGGGCGATCAGGGCCAGCATCACCAGCGCGATGCCGTCGGCGGCGAAGGTGAAGTTGACGCCCCAGTTGGGGATCCAGGGATACGACTCACGGAACTGGAGCCGGTCGCCGCCCACCTCGAACGACACCCACATGAACACGGCGAGCACGAACACGGCCAGCGACCAGCCGAGGGCGACCCGCTTGGCGAGCTCCGGCCGGCTGCGTGGCATGAACGCCACCACCACGGCACCGACCAGCGGAGCCGCTGTCAGCACGGAGAGGAAGGGGAAGTCAGCGGACATTATTCGGCCTTACCTCCGTTGTGAGCGCAAGGTCCGCCGACACTGGCGGGCTGTACCTGGTACGTCACGCCAACCACCCCAACTGCAGCGCGAGGAACGCCGCGACGACGACCACGGCGCCGGCGAGCATCGACATCGCGTACGACCGTACGAAGCCGGTCTGGAGCCGGCGCAGGCGACCCGATCCGCCGCCGATCGCGGCGGCGAGGCCGTTGACCGCACCGTCGATGCCCTT is a window from the Polymorphospora rubra genome containing:
- a CDS encoding NADH-quinone oxidoreductase subunit M, coding for MSADFPFLSVLTAAPLVGAVVVAFMPRSRPELAKRVALGWSLAVFVLAVFMWVSFEVGGDRLQFRESYPWIPNWGVNFTFAADGIALVMLALIALLVPLVILASWHDADKSKRSVPVYFALLLLLECTMIGVFAAADIFLFYVFFEVMLVPMYFLIGSFGGHQRQYAAVKFFLYSLVGGLFMLAAVIGLWVVGGRTFDWESLTQIDMTTGTERWLFLGFFIAFAIKAPFFPFHTWLPDAGGAAPAGSAALLVGVMDKVGTFGILRYCLPLFPEASKWFAPYALTLAVIGIIYAALLAIGQNDLKRLVSYTSIAHFGFIGVGIFAFTTQAGTGAVLYMVNHGLATGLLFLVVGMLVARRGSALVSDFGGAGKLVPVLAGVLFFAGLASLALPGTAPFVSEFLVLIGTFTVNKPVAIIATAGIILAAAYVLWMVQRTTQGTLNPALSGVEGMRRDLNLREKVVVTPLILLLLLLGFYPKPVTDVINPAIQATMQDVGKTDPAPTVATVQEAGR